The following are encoded in a window of Polynucleobacter sp. AP-Kolm-20A-A1 genomic DNA:
- the surE gene encoding 5'/3'-nucleotidase SurE: MSNRQPHILVSNDDGYLAPGLLALVNAVRPLGRITVIAPEQNHSGASNSLTLSRPLSIHRVAGGERDGFFFINGTPTDCVHVAMTGFLDEKPDLVISGINQGENMGEDTLYSGTVAAAVEGVMFGVPGIAFSQIDRGWNRIEDAAKAAHDVVAQMLVSALSKNHADGVATLLNVNIPNRPYADLYRWRVTRLGNRHHSQPVVVQDSPRGEKIYWIGAAGDVKEGSEGTDFHAIAEGCISITPMQLDLTHHARLAAMRANGWDRG; encoded by the coding sequence ATGAGCAATCGTCAACCTCACATCTTGGTATCCAATGATGATGGTTATTTGGCTCCTGGCTTGCTAGCCTTGGTTAATGCAGTGCGTCCTCTAGGCCGCATTACAGTGATTGCTCCAGAGCAAAACCATAGCGGCGCCTCAAATTCTCTGACGCTCTCTAGACCGCTATCTATTCATCGCGTAGCGGGCGGTGAACGGGATGGATTTTTCTTTATCAACGGCACGCCAACAGATTGCGTGCACGTTGCTATGACGGGTTTCTTGGACGAGAAGCCTGATTTAGTAATTTCCGGAATTAACCAGGGCGAGAACATGGGTGAAGATACGCTTTACTCAGGTACGGTAGCTGCTGCAGTAGAGGGCGTCATGTTTGGTGTACCAGGCATCGCATTCTCGCAAATTGATCGCGGCTGGAATCGGATTGAAGATGCCGCTAAAGCAGCGCATGATGTTGTGGCACAAATGTTGGTTTCTGCTTTAAGTAAAAACCACGCAGATGGGGTGGCAACATTACTGAACGTCAATATTCCAAATCGCCCTTATGCTGACTTGTATCGCTGGCGCGTTACCCGCTTGGGAAATCGTCATCATTCACAACCAGTAGTAGTGCAGGATAGCCCGCGTGGCGAGAAGATATATTGGATCGGTGCTGCAGGTGATGTAAAAGAGGGCTCCGAAGGCACTGACTTTCATGCTATCGCTGAAGGCTGCATTTCAATTACGCCAATGCAATTGGATTTGACGCACCATGCGCGTTTAGCAGCAATGCGCGCAAATGGTTGGGACCGCGGTTGA